Proteins from a single region of Apostichopus japonicus isolate 1M-3 chromosome 21, ASM3797524v1, whole genome shotgun sequence:
- the LOC139962883 gene encoding zinc finger-containing ubiquitin peptidase 1-like isoform X2, producing MNNDADYPCCEICGQDFESEKLVRLHMKEEHEKFGAQCPFCDLKQVDIDELRFHVNTAHSDILSPLRSNSTDQSNVPEEHGKRDWEGVKLVEVAPQKFDRDLVQTTTELSPSQEFCSPEKNGEMDTAFVDDSIESIKMEVFYKSSHSLDSSSSDAEPDREDVSTPSKATSSKSESRNKRLISEVEGLWQELPSTSGRSEFMPRNGRPWFIESSDSEEEEDLMAGGLGRVTAKPKETLLNLSKRAKHIDEPILCPFCGLGDYDTEFIRHHVDLEHADASSMAVTPKSDYLVLPKMEESDQSGESGEPSTAKRKLFTNGDSTAGEEKGSCPICPVEGLPADKLERHVNSHFESSPVTNDISDRLVAEQLQMQEKEQQDKREKETLKLLQQYGMDEKGSYKKQAESKLEKAVFHGDMGIAEFYNQKSKLQRVQSTGEEDSRHKTSGVIASLSRFYDGNVYNVDHARLAEQTDHFGSSPGCRGWGCGYRNLQMLLSAMWHVPRYREVVFNGKNAIPSINYIQKLIENAWKNGFDPAGREQLGNRLVNTRKWIGATEIIALLHSLRVKCKLVDFHKSSGQGGTHPRMFEWVRDYFGRPSLFGVFGKEEASLSKKMPLYLQHQGHSRTIVGYEVLKDGSIRLLLFDPSAKPNDMATLRAGNVTGAALKPLRKTMGQLKHKQYQLVAVTGLITSDREYEESKLLTSVRIP from the exons ATGAATAATGACGCAGACTACCCTTGCTGCGAAATATGCGGCCAAGATTTTGAGTCAGAGAAGTTGGTCAGGCTTCATATGAAGGAGGAGCATGAGAAATTTGGAGCACAGTGTCCGTTTTGCGACCTCAAGCAAGTTGACATCGATGAATTGAGGTTTCATGTCAACACAGCCCATTCAGATATTCTTAGCCCTCTCAGATCCAACAGCACAGACCAGTCGAATGTTCCAGAAGAACATGGTAAACGTGACTGGGAGGGAGTGAAGCTCGTCGAAGTAGCTCCGCAGAAATTTGACAGAGATCTCGTTCAGACTACGACTGAGTTGTCCCCATCACAGGAATTCTGCTCCCCAGAGAAAAATGGAGAGATGGATACAGCTTTTGTTGATGATTCCATAGAATCGATAAAGATGGAAGTATTTTACAAGTCGAGTCATTCTTTAGATTCCTCCTCTAGTGATGCAGAACCGGACCGTGAAGACGTTTCTACTCCGTCAAAGGCAACTTCTTCGAAATCTGAAAGTAGAAACAAGAGACTAATCAGTGAGGTCGAAGGACTCTGGCAGGAGCTACCATCAACTTCTGGCAGGAGCGAGTTCATGCCTCGGAACGGCCGACCGTGGTTTATCGAATCGAGCGACAGCGAAGAGGAAGAAGATTTAATGGCTGGTGGGTTGGGAAGAGTGACTGCAAAGCCAAAGGAAACTTTACTGAATCTAAGTAAACGTGCAAAACATATCGACGAACCGATCCTGTGCCCGTTTTGCGGCCTGGGAGATTACGACACAGAGTTCATTCGACATCACGTCGATCTAGAGCACGCGGATGCTTCTTCCATGGCCGTGACACCAAAAAGCGATTACTTAGTACTGCCAAAGATGGAGGAATCGGATCAAAGTGGGGAATCTGGTGAACCCTCCACTGCCAAGAGGAAACTTTTCACGAACGGGGATTCCACTGCTGGAGAAGAGAAAGGCTCTTGCCCGATCTGCCCGGTGGAGGGACTCCCCGCAGATAAACTTGAACGACATGTCAACAGCCATTTTGAGTCCTCCCCAGTTACCAATGATATAAGTGACAGGCTGGTTGCCGAGCAACTGCAAATGCAAGAGAAAGAACAACAGGATAAGAGGGAGAAGGAGACCCTAAAACTGTTACAG CAGTATGGAATGGATGAAAAAGGGAGCTATAAAAAGCAAGCAGAATCAAAATTGGAGAAGGCTGTCTTTCACGGTGACATGGGAATCGCTGAGTTTTACAATCAGAAGAGTAAACTGCAAAGGGTGCAATCCACGGGTGAAGAGGACAGCAGACACAAAACATCAG GTGTCATTGCCTCGTTATCGAGGTTCTACGACGGTAACGTCTACAACGTTGATCACGCTCGCCTAGCAGAACAGACGGACCACTTTGGATCCTCCCCTGGGTGTAGGGGATGGGGTTGCGGCTATCGGAATCTACAGATGCTTCTATCTGCCATGTGGCATGTGCCAAGATATAGGGAAGTTGTATTTAATG GTAAGAATGCGATTCCATCCATAAATTACATCCAGAAACTGATCGAGAATGCCTGGAAAAATGGATTCGATCCGGCCGGCAGGGAGCAACTGGGAAACAGACTTGTTAACACCCGCAAGTGGATCGGTGCTACGGAAATAATAGCTCTCTTGCACTCTCTGAGAGTCAA ATGCAAACTGGTTGACTTCCACAAGAGCTCTGGTCAGGGAGGGACTCATCCACGGATGTTCGAATGGGTTCGAGATTACTTCGGCAGGCCGTCTCTCTTTGGCGTCTTTGGAAAGGAAGAGGCTTCACTTAGCAAGAAAATGCCTTTGTATCTCCAGCATCAAG GTCACAGTAGAACCATCGTTGGATACGAGGTGCTGAAGGACGGGTCGATCCGCCTACTCCTGTTTGACCCCAGCGCCAAACCAAACGACATGGCGACCCTACGGGCGGGTAACGTAACGGGGGCAGCACTTAAACCCCTCAGGAAGACCATGGGACAACTCAAACACAAGCAATACCAGTTGGTAGCCGTGACAGGGCTTATCACCTCTGATAGAGAATATGAG GAGAGTAAGCTGCTCACCTCGGTGCGGATACCTTGA
- the LOC139962781 gene encoding uncharacterized protein, whose amino-acid sequence MASYHDVVQRVLSLKSKLSNNPLPETSKVIRLLEKLSRLPVNVEVLQETRIGKCVNGLKKKCPEVAVYVKPLISSWKSLVRSAMLEEEKQTDSVQENGDISDTNVEEEEEGTVSSPPSTPGTSPNINTDENDNGRIGQSFTYSPPPEQGPPRGRGLTLERHDKSPVRKDFPLTPIPWSPEKKIFPPFVPRKERQKEKDGRGKEINPIHGDGDFKDKKKRERGINDSDRSLAKSRSDPKGTSKTLSSKSRELFEDSSSPTEEPSINKSHNSESYLVGRSKPVSKEAIDKKPHKALQNVVKKKTVSSNVLLNDKICSGSHSGIKRRTEDLGKDKPKVKSRSETSTHPKKVVSKSNVFNDDNSSLFQPDTHNSERKSSKQVREVSPVSGQNQKRQAMPSEAKVRKILEEEEDIYESQQVSKKLLEHKKKVPSLGGSDLDRKSSKVSSKTASQKVSSPGTEKVKSQTSRNKPATKVPKRNHDLPDPSDDSRLDDVGEGKVEITYENTGMSFEDCLFGGGSPPVIKKPKKVTVTSGGKHSRERQRPAKPDGKTSTGERSVSEKRRRDRSEENASRKATKEELGGDVKPKKRKPTDQSGSSRNSEKRPPKESKRIESEVREASETEIDMSLPDIRPDYKPAPRLPEFKPSERRKTSDTNLAMQWGSKQTKTKVYSGKARKRHWNSLPSLQEICKEVIFDNIEALYDTGGVPFYIMEDILEKCNAQQLLKIEDYNPSYILESDHLWKRHAERTFKGAEQEEMESWRELYLRKNDEREYKLLAITANISASMAKKETGRLTKLAFVDRPVKPPRNVIRQQIRHGTSSSSLPHKAPQPRRDVIPGEEPSHRIIPDREPSSPVKRQRTAKVVAPMMQKTLKMMKRVNKRR is encoded by the exons ATGGCTTCTTACCATGATGTTGTCCAGCGGGTTTTGTCGCTTAAATCCAAGCTATCAAACAATCCTCTTCCAGAAACATCGAAG GTTATTAGGCTGTTGGAGAAATTGTCGAGACTGCCTGTAAATGTTGAGGTTCTTCAG GAAACCAGAATTGGAAAATGTGTCAACGGCTTGAAGAAGAAATGCCCAGAGGTAGCGGTCTACGTGAAGCCCTTAATCAGCTCGTGGAAGTCTCTGGTGAGGTCAGCGATGCTTGAGGAGGAGAAACAGACAGACTCTGTTCAAGAGAATGGAGATATTTCAGACACCAATgtggaagaggaggaggaggggacaGTATCTAGCCCTCCCAGTACCCCTGGGACTTCTCCAAATATTAATACAGACGAAAATGATAATGGCAGGATAGGACAATCATTTACATACTCCCCTCCTCCCGAGCAGGGACCGCCGAGAGGCAGAGGGTTAACTCTAGAAAGGCACGATAAATCTCCTGTTAGGAAAGACTTCCCACTCACTCCAATCCCCTGGAGTCCAGAAAAGAAAATCTTCCCTCCTTTTGTCCCTAGGAAGGAAAGACAGAAGGAGAAAGATGGGCGGGGTAAAGAGATTAATCCGATTCATGGAGATGGAGATTTCAAAGacaagaaaaagagagaaaggggTATAAACGACTCTGATCGTAGTCTGGCAAAGTCAAGATCAGATCCCAAGGGGACTAGTAAGACTCTCTCTTCAAAGTCGAGGGAACTATTCGAAGATAGTTCCAGTCCAACCGAAGAGCCTAGCATCAATAAAAGTCATAATTCTGAAAGCTATTTAGTAGGAAGATCAAAACCAGTATCAAAGGAAGCTATCGATAAGAAACCTCACAAGGCCTTACAAAATGtggtgaaaaagaaaacagtttcaAGCAATGTCCTGTTGAATGATAAGATTTGCTCTGGATCTCACAGTGGTATCAAGAGGCGGACAGAAGATCTTGGGAAAGACAAACCAAAGGTCAAAAGTCGCTCAGAAACCTCAACACATCCTAAGAAAGTGGTATCAAAATCAAATGTATTTAATGATGATAATAGTTCACTCTTTCAGCCAGATACTCATAACTCTGAGAGAAAGTCTTCAAAACAGGTGAGGGAGGTTTCCCCGGTCAGCGGACAAAATCAGAAAAGGCAAGCCATGCCGAGCGAAGCGAAGGTCAGAAAAATACTGGAGGAGGAAGAAGATATCTATGAATCACAACAGGTCAGTAAGAAACTGCTAGAACACAAGAAGAAAGTACCCTCGTTAGGAGGGTCGGACTTGGACCGAAAGTCCAGCAAGGTTTCTAGTAAAACTGCTTCTCAGAAAGTCTCCAGCCCTGGAACAGAGAAAGTTAAATCACAGACCAGTAGGAATAAACCTGCCACTAAGGTTCCGAAGAGAAATCACGACCTTCCTGATCCGTCCGACGACTCTAGATTGGACGATGTGGGTGAGGGCAAAGTAGAAATAACTTATGAGAACACTGGAATGTCCTTTGAAGATTGCCTCTTTGGTGGGGGCTCCCCTCCGGTTATTAAGAAGCCGAAAAAGGTGACAGTCACTAGTGGCGGAAAGCACAGCAGAGAGAGACAGAGACCTGCAAAGCCAGACGGGAAAACTTCCACCGGTGAGAGATCCGTCTCAGAGAAGAGAAGGAGAGACAGGTCCGAGGAGAACGCTAGCAGGAAAGCAACCAAAGAGGAATTAGGAGGAGACGTTAAACCAAAGAAGAGAAAACCTACAGACCAGAGCGGTTCCTCCAGAAATTCAGAGAAGAGACCACCGAAAGAATCTAAACGAATCGAGAGTGAAGTAAGAGAG GCTTCAGAAACAGAAATCGATATGAGTTTACCAGACATCCGCCCAGATTACAAACCGGCTCCTCGACTGCCAGAATTCAAACCATCAGAGAGAAGGAAAA CTTCCGACACCAATTTAGCGATGCAGTGGGGATCAAAGCAAACCAAAACTAAAGTGTATTCTGGTAAAGCAAGAAAAAGGCACTGGAATA GTCTTCCATCATTACAGGAAATCTGCAAAGAGGTGATTTTTGATAATATCGAAG CATTGTACGACACTGGTGGTGTTCCTTTTTACATAATGGAGGATATCTTAGAGAAGTGCAATGCTCAACAACTGTTGAAAATAGAAGACTATAACCCA AGCTACATTTTGGAGTCTGATCATCTTTGGAAGAGGCATGCCGAGAGGACCTTCAAAGGGGCGGAACAGGAAGAAATGGAAAGCTGGAGGGAACTCTATCTG AGGAAAAACGACGAGAGGGAATACAAACTTTTGGCGATCACGGCGAATATATCGGCTTCGATGGCAAAGAAGGAGACGG GACGTCTCACCAAACTTGCCTTCGTGGACAGACCAGTCAAGCCACCTCGTAATGTGATTCGTCAACAAATAAGGCACGGAACCTCCTCCTCCAGTTTGCCTCACAAGGCACCACAACCGAGGAGAGACGTCATCCCTGGGGAAGAGCCATCCCACAGAATCATACCGGACAGAGAACCATCTTCTCCAGTTAAGAGACAGCGAA CTGCCAAGGTGGTCGCGCCGATGATGCAGAAGACCTTGAAGATGATGAAACGAGTCAACAAGCGGAGATAG
- the LOC139962883 gene encoding zinc finger-containing ubiquitin peptidase 1-like isoform X1 codes for MNNDADYPCCEICGQDFESEKLVRLHMKEEHEKFGAQCPFCDLKQVDIDELRFHVNTAHSDILSPLRSNSTDQSNVPEEHGKRDWEGVKLVEVAPQKFDRDLVQTTTELSPSQEFCSPEKNGEMDTAFVDDSIESIKMEVFYKSSHSLDSSSSDAEPDREDVSTPSKATSSKSESRNKRLISEVEGLWQELPSTSGRSEFMPRNGRPWFIESSDSEEEEDLMAGGLGRVTAKPKETLLNLSKRAKHIDEPILCPFCGLGDYDTEFIRHHVDLEHADASSMAVTPKSDYLVLPKMEESDQSGESGEPSTAKRKLFTNGDSTAGEEKGSCPICPVEGLPADKLERHVNSHFESSPVTNDISDRLVAEQLQMQEKEQQDKREKETLKLLQQQYGMDEKGSYKKQAESKLEKAVFHGDMGIAEFYNQKSKLQRVQSTGEEDSRHKTSGVIASLSRFYDGNVYNVDHARLAEQTDHFGSSPGCRGWGCGYRNLQMLLSAMWHVPRYREVVFNGKNAIPSINYIQKLIENAWKNGFDPAGREQLGNRLVNTRKWIGATEIIALLHSLRVKCKLVDFHKSSGQGGTHPRMFEWVRDYFGRPSLFGVFGKEEASLSKKMPLYLQHQGHSRTIVGYEVLKDGSIRLLLFDPSAKPNDMATLRAGNVTGAALKPLRKTMGQLKHKQYQLVAVTGLITSDREYEESKLLTSVRIP; via the exons ATGAATAATGACGCAGACTACCCTTGCTGCGAAATATGCGGCCAAGATTTTGAGTCAGAGAAGTTGGTCAGGCTTCATATGAAGGAGGAGCATGAGAAATTTGGAGCACAGTGTCCGTTTTGCGACCTCAAGCAAGTTGACATCGATGAATTGAGGTTTCATGTCAACACAGCCCATTCAGATATTCTTAGCCCTCTCAGATCCAACAGCACAGACCAGTCGAATGTTCCAGAAGAACATGGTAAACGTGACTGGGAGGGAGTGAAGCTCGTCGAAGTAGCTCCGCAGAAATTTGACAGAGATCTCGTTCAGACTACGACTGAGTTGTCCCCATCACAGGAATTCTGCTCCCCAGAGAAAAATGGAGAGATGGATACAGCTTTTGTTGATGATTCCATAGAATCGATAAAGATGGAAGTATTTTACAAGTCGAGTCATTCTTTAGATTCCTCCTCTAGTGATGCAGAACCGGACCGTGAAGACGTTTCTACTCCGTCAAAGGCAACTTCTTCGAAATCTGAAAGTAGAAACAAGAGACTAATCAGTGAGGTCGAAGGACTCTGGCAGGAGCTACCATCAACTTCTGGCAGGAGCGAGTTCATGCCTCGGAACGGCCGACCGTGGTTTATCGAATCGAGCGACAGCGAAGAGGAAGAAGATTTAATGGCTGGTGGGTTGGGAAGAGTGACTGCAAAGCCAAAGGAAACTTTACTGAATCTAAGTAAACGTGCAAAACATATCGACGAACCGATCCTGTGCCCGTTTTGCGGCCTGGGAGATTACGACACAGAGTTCATTCGACATCACGTCGATCTAGAGCACGCGGATGCTTCTTCCATGGCCGTGACACCAAAAAGCGATTACTTAGTACTGCCAAAGATGGAGGAATCGGATCAAAGTGGGGAATCTGGTGAACCCTCCACTGCCAAGAGGAAACTTTTCACGAACGGGGATTCCACTGCTGGAGAAGAGAAAGGCTCTTGCCCGATCTGCCCGGTGGAGGGACTCCCCGCAGATAAACTTGAACGACATGTCAACAGCCATTTTGAGTCCTCCCCAGTTACCAATGATATAAGTGACAGGCTGGTTGCCGAGCAACTGCAAATGCAAGAGAAAGAACAACAGGATAAGAGGGAGAAGGAGACCCTAAAACTGTTACAG CAGCAGTATGGAATGGATGAAAAAGGGAGCTATAAAAAGCAAGCAGAATCAAAATTGGAGAAGGCTGTCTTTCACGGTGACATGGGAATCGCTGAGTTTTACAATCAGAAGAGTAAACTGCAAAGGGTGCAATCCACGGGTGAAGAGGACAGCAGACACAAAACATCAG GTGTCATTGCCTCGTTATCGAGGTTCTACGACGGTAACGTCTACAACGTTGATCACGCTCGCCTAGCAGAACAGACGGACCACTTTGGATCCTCCCCTGGGTGTAGGGGATGGGGTTGCGGCTATCGGAATCTACAGATGCTTCTATCTGCCATGTGGCATGTGCCAAGATATAGGGAAGTTGTATTTAATG GTAAGAATGCGATTCCATCCATAAATTACATCCAGAAACTGATCGAGAATGCCTGGAAAAATGGATTCGATCCGGCCGGCAGGGAGCAACTGGGAAACAGACTTGTTAACACCCGCAAGTGGATCGGTGCTACGGAAATAATAGCTCTCTTGCACTCTCTGAGAGTCAA ATGCAAACTGGTTGACTTCCACAAGAGCTCTGGTCAGGGAGGGACTCATCCACGGATGTTCGAATGGGTTCGAGATTACTTCGGCAGGCCGTCTCTCTTTGGCGTCTTTGGAAAGGAAGAGGCTTCACTTAGCAAGAAAATGCCTTTGTATCTCCAGCATCAAG GTCACAGTAGAACCATCGTTGGATACGAGGTGCTGAAGGACGGGTCGATCCGCCTACTCCTGTTTGACCCCAGCGCCAAACCAAACGACATGGCGACCCTACGGGCGGGTAACGTAACGGGGGCAGCACTTAAACCCCTCAGGAAGACCATGGGACAACTCAAACACAAGCAATACCAGTTGGTAGCCGTGACAGGGCTTATCACCTCTGATAGAGAATATGAG GAGAGTAAGCTGCTCACCTCGGTGCGGATACCTTGA